One Candidatus Zixiibacteriota bacterium genomic window, CAAAATATTTCTTTGGAAAAACTATCGCGAGTGCTTCTCTTAACTCCTTTTGGATGAAGACACAGCTCTGCAGCACTCTTAATGCGCTTTCATAATAAGCTTTTGAAAGACCGCAAGTGCCTAACTTGACCCCACCGAAGTAACGAGTAACCACGACTAAGATATCTTTTAGACTCTGAGACAAGATTGCAGACAATATCTGCCTGCCAGCGGTTCCAGAGGGTTCCCTATCGTCGGTTGACTTTTGGAGTTCTCCTTTTTTGAGGACGTAGGCATACGGATTATGGCTGGCATCATGAAATTCTTTTTTTATCTTTTTGATCCAGAGCTCAGCTTCCTCTTCTGAGCCAACCGGTATGGCAGTGGCAATAAATTTCGAGCCTTTGACCAGAAGTTTATCTCTTTTAGATTCTTTTATGCTGAGATAATTAGCTTGACCTTTTGTTTCCTTCAATTTTTTTCTCCACGAACTGCTGGATTAACCTTTTCAGCCGGCTGCCATAGATTAAATCGAATTTCTCCATCTGATCCGGGATCAGGGATTCTGCTTTTAATCTTACCAGGGCCGCTTCCTTTTTTGCCTCACCCAAGGTCAGATCTCCTTTTTTTATCTTCTCACAGGCTTGATCAACAAGCTTCTTGAGCCGTTTCAGTTTTTCTTCAGAATCAAGATACTCTTTCATAGATAATTCAAAACCAGATCTAAATCCTCAGCCCCTTTGATCGGAATAGCTCCTATCCTTACCAACTCCTCAGAACTTTTGTTATCCACTCTCGTCACCATAAAAAGTGGTTTCCCTTGATCAACAGCCCTCTGGGCTGCATCCATCATACCTGAGGCTTCATCCTCAGTCTCCACCACTATGACC contains:
- a CDS encoding YigZ family protein; amino-acid sequence: MKETKGQANYLSIKESKRDKLLVKGSKFIATAIPVGSEEEAELWIKKIKKEFHDASHNPYAYVLKKGELQKSTDDREPSGTAGRQILSAILSQSLKDILVVVTRYFGGVKLGTCGLSKAYYESALRVLQSCVFIQKELREALAIVFPKKYFDRVQMILNKGKVKVKKLAFGDRARMEIEVSEGIISKLKDELMSKTRGEIEFEGI